Part of the Musa acuminata AAA Group cultivar baxijiao chromosome BXJ2-7, Cavendish_Baxijiao_AAA, whole genome shotgun sequence genome is shown below.
CACTTTGATTGACTATTTACGAATGAGTATTACAAGAAAATCATATGACTTAGGTCATTCCaactaaattcatgtcatttggtATTAAAGCCTATAGACTTACGAGGAATCATTCATTTAGAATGAGCCTTGCACCATTTAATCTTTTTTGGATGAACCTTAAAAGGATATCTCCAAGAATAAATATAACTCTTAACTCTGGCAAGATTTTGATTCCTTCACTCCCCAATCTACATAAGTATACTTATAAGCATACTCAAACATCTGTTTGAGTAAGACAACACAGAACATCTGTTTGAAAAGTAAAATAagctcaataaaataaaatacagtAAGCTTAAAATTAATTTGAATCCAAGCTATCAAACTCAGTTCAAATTGACTTAAAAATGTATCTTCTGCAAGTACACAACTTTCTAATTAGTCAGATTGGCTCTTGTAATTGATGGTCATAACATGATGCTAGTAAAGATATTATTATATCACTGGAGGATTCTATAATATAAGAAATTTTAGTATTTCTTGAAACTGGTCATTAAGATCTTGAGGTAGATATAAAtctttaaatattaattaaaaaaaatcaatgtaCTCATGATTAAGTTCATTATAGCatataaatgaaaaataattttgattgtgtCACcaaaattttcataaggatccaatatatattaaaatctaaCATCTTCTCTCATGTGTAAGCTCAATCTGAAACTAAACATTGCACAATTgtcatatcattataaatatttttggtTTGGTTAGCATGAATCCTGAAAGTCTAAGCTagcaaaaagaaaattcaatcaCTATTTAACTCTAACATTAGGGAACCAAATAAAAGAAATGCTACTAAAATGATAATTTCTCCTTCAAGCTGTTCTCAGTTGATATCTGAAAATATGCAGTGTTGAGCAAGTAATATAAGCAAGTATATCCAGCAGATGCAGATTACATAGCCATGATTAATAAACACAGTCCATTATCATGGTAAAAAGCTTTAAATTTCTTAAGCATCTAATGATTCTTGGAACTCATCACAACTTTGCTCCATGGGTAGATAGTGTCTCCTGAGCATGTTCTCCAGATCACTCAAAAGATGCAGAGCTTATAAGTAGTCAGTCCCCTGTTGTTGGAGAAGGAGACACTGGAGATGATCTACAACCTTGGCACAGGACGATTCCTTTCTGCCTCGGTCACGATGTGGCTGCGAGTGATTTCCTTGAGCGAGGTGCAGCCACTCAGTGCCATGGTGAGCTCGAACTCATCGCGAAGCATTTGCAGAACATTTCGGATTCCGGCTTCACCTGCAGCAGCCAAAGAAAACACCACCGGCCTTCCAATCTGCAATCATGGAGCAAAGAAGCAGATTAAGATCGATTCCTTATGATAAGATGCTGATGATGCTGATGCTGATGAAACAGAAGGGATCGAGGAGACTATGGATCTTGCAATCATGTCAACAACGTGATGTCTCAGGAAACATCTTCCAATGAAACCATGTTTACTTACAAAGATTCCGGAGGCTCCCAAAGCTAAGGCCTTGAAGACATCGGTGCCACGGCGAACGCCACCATCGAGGAAGACGGGAACGCGGCCCTGCGCAGCTTTGACGACCTGGATTTGCCACCATTTCGGTATCAGTAAGCCAAATCTTACGCCCAAGAGTGCTTCTTTGCACCCCCAGCTAAGTGAACATGAGAACAAATTGCTTGATCCTCGAGCGATGGAAGCGGAATACCTCCTCCAAGGCAGTGATGGTGGCTGGAACGTAGTCCAGCTGACGAGCTCCATGGTTGGAGACGATAATACCAGCTGCACCAGATTGAATGGCCAGCCTTGCTGCATGTTCAAGTATGTGCAAGATAACTCAGAATGGATGCTGACATGCTCAGCACAGAGAAATACGAGTGCCACCAAGAAACGGAGTGCTTACTGTCCTCCGCAGTGAGGACTCCTTTCACTAGAATTGGCATAGTAGTGATCGTCTGCAACCACTTGACATCCTGCAGTAGGTCAGTTCACTGGAATTAGTAGCAGCAGAAAGGGAGAGATCTCTCTCACCCATtctcttattattatttggtgGAGTTCTGTTTACTCTGGAATAGGCTTCTTTCATCAGCATTCCTTGGAATGATCATGAGTTTACAAGCTACAAGTCTCAGAAATCTCATGTGAATCAAGCATCTGCAAGTAAACTAGCATACCTTCCAGCTCAGAGTTCGGTCAATTTGGCCAGCAACGTAAGAGGCCAGTCCAGAGTCATCAGCCTGCATCTCACCAAAGACATTTTGAGCAAGGAACATGGACATGAAATCACTCAGAGAACATGGGCATCTAAGACTCACCTTATCCATCTTCCCCAGGTCCAAGCCCTCGAAGTTCTTGAGCGTCAAAAATGGGGGCAAAGTGAATCTGTAGATGTATCACATCAGAATTATCCTTTTTTGAAATCTCAATGTGAActgtgaagaaatgttgtttgatATCTATCTGCAATTAGCATCTGAGATTAATACTCATGTAGCGAATCTGCAGATGTATCACATTAGAATTATCCTTCTTTGAGATCTCAATGTGAActgtgaagaaatgctgtttgatATCTATCTGCAATTAGCATCTGAGATTAATTCTCGTGTGGTGAATCTGTAGATGTATCACATTACAATTATCCTTCTTTGAAATCTCAATGTGAACTGTGAAGTAATGTTGTTTGATATCTATCTGCAATTAGCATCTGAGATTAATACTCATGTAGTGAATCTGTAGGTGTATCACATTAGAATTATCCTTCTTTGAGATCTCAATGTGAACTGTGAAGTAATGCTGTTTGATATCTATCTGCAATTAGCATCTGAGATTAATACTCATGTAGTGAATCTGTAGATGTATCAGATTAGAATTATCCTTCTTTGAAATCTCAATGTGAACTGTGAAGCAATGTTGTTTGATATCTATCTGCAATTAGCATCTAAGATTAATACTCATGCGATGATGAGAGTACTAGCCGACGACTACATGGAGAACACGCTATTGCTACCAGGTGGAAATGGCATTGACATTTACctgttcttgatatcagcttctcTCCGACCTAGTCTTGGAGTATCCACAGTGAGGGCTATTGCTTTGAATCCTGCTCTTTCCGCTCGTCTCACGAGCTGCGCAACCACATTCCGGTCTTTGTATACCTGACAAGGAAGAGGGGATGAGAAGAACCTATAGGAGATGAAGAATGGACACAAGCAACAGCACCAAAACAATGGAGGAGATCACTTGCGGGGAGAAGCATCAATAAATAATGGGGAGGATAACTTACATAAAGCTGGAAGAATCGAATTCCTGGTCCGGTTGAGGCCACCTCTTCCACACTGGAAGTAGCCCAGGATGACAGCGTCTGCAATGTACAAACATGAAGAATGGTTACCTTTGTAGGACATTGAACTtggacaagaaagaaagaaagaagccaTAGATCCGTGAAGGACACCTCCTCTGAGCATAAAAAAGATTAATAGAATCTGCTCAAACCATTTTAATTATGGAAGAAATATTGTTTGGGGAAGAAGCTAAATGTGTAAAATCAAAATTGTATCAAATGCAGCTTTTCATCAGAGAGACCTGTTTCTCTAATTATTATATTAGATCATGGACTAAAAATGCCACGAGAATGTCATTTACTAAATGCAAAAGCATGATATACAATCATGAAAGTTTTTATCGACTCAATTATTTTTGGTTCTGCATATAGTTATCAATTGCTCAACCAAATGatgtctttttcttctctcttttacaTCGATTTGTTGTCAATGTTACAGCTTGTTCTAGCAGGATTCTTTCAAGGAGAAAGCCTTTAAAAGGACAGAGTCATGAATCCAAGTTATTTATAGGTGTCTTGTGAGAGAGAAATATTGGGGGAAAAGAATGGTTTACATCAGCAAAACATAGAAAAAAACTCTGATGATTATTAAATTTTCTTGGCTGAAATATGATACCCTGATAAGTAATCAAATTAGTTGCGGCATAATCATTTGTTTCACAATCTGGCTCTGAAAAATTTAGCTTGACTAGCTCAAGAATAGGCCCAGAATATAATCAAGAGTTGATGCAAATACATAATTAGCCACTAAGTTCTGATAACTGAgaagaaattctttttttttctcatgtcAATGGCAATCTTCATGTACTGTTCTGTGATGTTCTTGGTTAAAAGTAAAACAGTAGCCAGCAAATCATCGATTCCttctgatgaaaatattattatcaATCAGTATGCTCCATATCTTATATCATAATCACTGAAGCAGCACTGGTTTGCTGAGTATTGAAAGATTTATAGTGTTAACATTCTGTAAGATCATATTTCCTAAAAGACAGTTAATTCCAACTTGTAATGCATTATAGGAATATTAAGACAGCAAGAACAAACCATTATAGTGCCAGCGGCTGATGCTGCTCTTGCAGTAGCATATTCTCCTGGCACATAATAAAAACATGATACAACATAAGATGTTTTCATTCTTAGAAACAGCAATTCACAATAAGATAACTCATATAGTTGTCATAAGCCAAAAGCGAGAACTAATCAGCCAAAAATAAAATTCACTTTCATTAAACATGGTGTAGATTTGCCTATGACTCATAAAAAATCAGTATGAGTTCTTAGAATTTAGTGCTTAGATAACATAAATATTTCATACCTTCAGGATGGGCCATCTTCTGCATGGCAGTGGGAGCAATCATGATTggcattgatatcttgaaacccaGCACAGTTGTGGTCATGTCAATCCTGGAGACATCAATGAGTATGCGTGGACGAAACCTGTTTTGTGATCAAAATCAGGTATTAAGCATCAGAATACTATGTTCATGAACACTGGGTGGAGTTTTGTATGATATTTAAGGATGCTGAAGAGTAGAACAGATGTAGAGACTGAAATCAGACATATAACTCATCCAGGTTAAGTTAACTTTTGCTTGTATAGCAAAAAGTAAGACAATATTAATCACATCCTATTAAAAAGCTGAAAGAAAACTTCTCATAAAAAGACAGgggaaggggaaaaaaaaagactgGTTTAAGAAATGTTTTGATGTCAAAATATATAGGATATTAACATGAGTAACTGATTCAATTTTTTAGAGATTTGTTTCAGATTAACTTCTGACACAGGTAATCTCAAGGGAGCTGAAGTGCAAAATGAACAGCAGAAAGGTAAATCTTCCTTAAAAGCAGCATCCTTTTACCCTTAAAGTAGAAAAAACATGAACTTGAGCCCTGTCCTACTTACCATCCAGAAAATACTAGAATATTATATTCAATGAAAGAAGATAATTAATGAATGAACAACATGGGTCAATCAAACTTTAAGCAATCAGATAATAATATGCAAGTACAGATGGTTTAGTTGATTCAGATACTACAAAAACACAGAATATATAAAAGAGACTTTTAACTTTTCTCCTGAGAAATAAGAGAGGACACTATAGAACGCAAAAATCTAGCAAAAGAAAGGATGAACACATAAATATCATTAGGAATACAGTAAAACCATGAAAAGTTCTTACAGGATCCTCG
Proteins encoded:
- the LOC135616855 gene encoding glycolate oxidase 5-like isoform X2, translating into MEITNVMEYEAVAKQKLPKMVFDYYASGAEDQWTLKENREAFSRILFRPRILIDVSRIDMTTTVLGFKISMPIMIAPTAMQKMAHPEGEYATARAASAAGTIMTLSSWATSSVEEVASTGPGIRFFQLYVYKDRNVVAQLVRRAERAGFKAIALTVDTPRLGRREADIKNRFTLPPFLTLKNFEGLDLGKMDKADDSGLASYVAGQIDRTLSWKDVKWLQTITTMPILVKGVLTAEDTRLAIQSGAAGIIVSNHGARQLDYVPATITALEEVVKAAQGRVPVFLDGGVRRGTDVFKALALGASGIFIGRPVVFSLAAAGEAGIRNVLQMLRDEFELTMALSGCTSLKEITRSHIVTEAERNRPVPRL
- the LOC135616855 gene encoding glycolate oxidase 5-like isoform X1, encoding MEITNVMEYEAVAKQKLPKMVFDYYASGAEDQWTLKENREAFSRILFRPRILIDVSRIDMTTTVLGFKISMPIMIAPTAMQKMAHPEGEYATARAASAAGTIMTLSSWATSSVEEVASTGPGIRFFQLYVYKDRNVVAQLVRRAERAGFKAIALTVDTPRLGRREADIKNRFTLPPFLTLKNFEGLDLGKMDKVSLRCPCSLSDFMSMFLAQNVFGEMQADDSGLASYVAGQIDRTLSWKDVKWLQTITTMPILVKGVLTAEDTRLAIQSGAAGIIVSNHGARQLDYVPATITALEEVVKAAQGRVPVFLDGGVRRGTDVFKALALGASGIFIGRPVVFSLAAAGEAGIRNVLQMLRDEFELTMALSGCTSLKEITRSHIVTEAERNRPVPRL